A window from Deltaproteobacteria bacterium encodes these proteins:
- a CDS encoding NADP oxidoreductase — translation MSFLDMDLDLVEVLPHIEILRSPFTDYKSFDQRVDVGLIEGGVCNDENLHVLREFRKNCEILVAVGECAIMGGLPALRNDVPLSECLNESYITGPTVSNPTNVIPHNRHLPKILDRVYPCHEIVKIDVFLPGCPPPGPLFRDLLKSQIYGHPFSLNRGAITYE, via the coding sequence ATGTCGTTTCTCGACATGGATCTCGACCTTGTCGAGGTGTTGCCACACATCGAGATATTGCGCTCGCCATTCACTGACTATAAAAGTTTCGATCAACGGGTTGATGTTGGCCTCATTGAAGGAGGCGTTTGCAACGATGAAAACCTGCATGTGCTTCGTGAATTTAGAAAAAACTGCGAGATTTTGGTCGCTGTCGGCGAGTGTGCGATTATGGGTGGCTTGCCGGCGCTTCGAAATGATGTTCCGCTCAGCGAGTGCCTGAATGAATCCTACATCACGGGACCAACTGTTTCGAATCCCACAAATGTAATTCCGCACAATCGGCACTTACCTAAAATTTTGGACCGCGTGTATCCATGCCATGAAATAGTGAAGATTGACGTCTTTCTTCCCGGATGTCCTCCGCCGGGCCCACTTTTCCGAGATCTCTTGAAAAGTCAGATCTATGGTCACCCATTTTCGCTGAACCGAGGAGCTATTACTTATGAATAA